CACCGACTCCACAGCAAAGCCTGCAACATATCATTACAGGATTTATGCATATACACCGTTTGCAGTTTCAGCATACAGCAACATTGCTTCAATTACCTTGACCGGTGTAGATGCATTTGCATTTATACCCAATGAGTTCAGGTTATTCCAGAATTATCCTAATCCATTTAATCCAGTAAGTACAATACGCTACTGGCTGCCTGAGAGAAGTTTTGTGGAGCTTAAAATTTTTGACATGCTTGGCCGTGAGGTTTCCACTCTGCTGAATGAAGAAAAAGATCCGGGAGAATATAAGATTCAGTTCAACGCCTCCGGCATTCCAAGCGGAGTATACATATATACAATCAGTGCCGGCAGGTTCACAGACACAAAAAAATTCATTCTCCTGAAATAATTATTGAAGCATTGTGCACCAGCATAAATAAATGGAGGGAATCATGAAAAACTCCTTACTTTTTTTATCCCTTACGGTATTTTTCTTCCTGTTCCACGCTGGCCTTAAGGCACAGTGGACGAAGGTTGACGGGCCCTATGGCGGCAGGATTAATGTAGTGGCTGCAAGCGGGAATAAGGTCGCTGCTCATTCTGAAGATGCCGGAGTCTTTCTCTCAACTGGTAAAGCAAAGAACTGGACCGCCCTTAACAGCGGTCAGCTTTCGAACTGGGTAACTTCAATTCTTATCAGGGGCGACAATATTCTGCTAATTGGAACCGAGGAGGGGCTTTATATTTCCACAAATAATGGCGCAAGCTGGGAGAAAAATCTCAGCGGGCTGGGTAATTTCAGCATACAGGCTTTAGCTGAAAGCGGGGAAACAATTTATGCCGGGAGCACTAAAGGACTATTCCAGTCAACGGATAATGCATCAAGCTGGACAAGAGTAGAAGTGGACTCCTCCGAAAACCCGGTTGTGTCAATTGCCGCAAAAGACAGCATGCTGGTTATTGGAACCGGAGCAGGAATCTTTGTTTCACTTAACAAGGGCGTGAGCTGGAAGCGCAGTACCGGCGGGTTACCCGAAAAGGCCGCAGGAAAGGTTGTAATTAACGGGAACAGCATTCTGGCCGCAATAAACGATAATGGAATTTATATTTCCGCAGACAGCGGATCAACATGGACTCAGGCCAATTCCGGGCTGCCTTCCATACATTATTTTTACGATATAGTTTCTGACGGGAAGCTGGTGCTTACAGCCCTGGGCTCATATGGAATATTCAAATGGAGTGAAATTAGTTCAGCCTGGCAGGCTGTAAATAGTGGATTGCCGGAGAATGTTCAGGTGAAAAGTATTGCCGGTTCCGAAGGCAGTTTTTACGCAGGAACTTCCTGTGCGGGGATATTTCTTTCTACAGATGATGGATCTCACTGGTTACAATCGAATAATGGTTTAGGAGGGCTTTCCTTCACATCCATGGCAGCAAGGGGCGACAGCATATTTGTTATTACACAGTACTGCGGAATATATTTCTCAGAGGACGGTCTCATAGACTGGAAAATCCTGAATATACCCGACTTTGAAAAGAACTTCATTAATGTTATGGCCTTTGATTCGAAAAATATTTACGTCAATGTTGGGCAGGATGGGATTCTCCGGTCGACAGATAACGGGCTAAGCTGGGAAGCTGTTAACAATGGAATTCTGCAGTTCAGGGAGGGATTCAGTGCAATCCTCTCACACAAAAATAAGATGTTTGCCGCAACATATGATGCTCCCGGTTGGAAAGGGGCGCTATACTATTCCACTAATGCCGGGAATGAATGGCTGAAGGTAACTTCGGAAATAACGGACTTTTCGGCACTGAATTCAATGGTATCGAACGGGAGCGACATTTTTGCGGTCTCGCGCGGAAAGGTTTATTTATCCACGGATGACGGTTCAAGCTGGAAGGAGGCAA
Above is a genomic segment from Ignavibacteria bacterium containing:
- a CDS encoding T9SS type A sorting domain-containing protein, which gives rise to MKNSLLFLSLTVFFFLFHAGLKAQWTKVDGPYGGRINVVAASGNKVAAHSEDAGVFLSTGKAKNWTALNSGQLSNWVTSILIRGDNILLIGTEEGLYISTNNGASWEKNLSGLGNFSIQALAESGETIYAGSTKGLFQSTDNASSWTRVEVDSSENPVVSIAAKDSMLVIGTGAGIFVSLNKGVSWKRSTGGLPEKAAGKVVINGNSILAAINDNGIYISADSGSTWTQANSGLPSIHYFYDIVSDGKLVLTALGSYGIFKWSEISSAWQAVNSGLPENVQVKSIAGSEGSFYAGTSCAGIFLSTDDGSHWLQSNNGLGGLSFTSMAARGDSIFVITQYCGIYFSEDGLIDWKILNIPDFEKNFINVMAFDSKNIYVNVGQDGILRSTDNGLSWEAVNNGILQFREGFSAILSHKNKMFAATYDAPGWKGALYYSTNAGNEWLKVTSEITDFSALNSMVSNGSDIFAVSRGKVYLSTDDGSSWKEANNGLEGKEVLSVKANSDVAFASTISDGAFMSTDKGQSWTAVTGELKGKQVFSFALPGNSIVLAGTKGSGVYISSDNGLSWKQAGSNLPQEDMISLEKSRNYVFARNQNTLWRAAISELTPPLPSVPKLLSVANNSKGQPLSLSLKWEQAENAGWYNLQVSKDSLFKDIAFEDSAIILLSKDITDLSEGRIYYWRLRAGNGIGLSQWSEVWNFTTVLNRPDSLSLTAVTKGIKIAWKDNSANESGFVIERMHLEGFTVLDTVKANTVSYTDTTAVQSVYYHYRVKAFNQYTASDYSDTASIMLTYAERGSVRPVEYDLFQNYPNPFNPVTVIRYTLPAESTVRIAVYNALGRTLKEMIVKNQGAGLHEISFDAQNISSGVYFYILEARAIDGTKSFRQIKKMVIIK